Proteins found in one Thunnus maccoyii chromosome 5, fThuMac1.1, whole genome shotgun sequence genomic segment:
- the tmem168b gene encoding transmembrane protein 168, whose amino-acid sequence MCRFLRYCVSHCLHAAMTRLEEVNGEVSMWSSVRWLGYLSSLNLLVALCLGLYARWESTAESTLLIILVLALFVLGIASVLYYFFSMERVSLSLLHLWFGFLLGLLCFLSSPALESDVKEQAANYLLLASVALRTLWALLERLLGCTRYRPAFLTSAERLELAGFAAASTALLIQKSLSVMVLVMALATVMVALRMKALLALPNLVCFAVITAVLFFKTLNITTNPFALACFFSQLICDPLLDVYFSGLSVTERWQPFLVWKGLWRRLSLLPLLVVEVIFIILAARKLTDLDQWYLMIPGFAVCALFWAICHMVFVITVWGFHTKLSDCQRLCVIQGSGVSGLDRVMASKGMRHFCLISERLVLFTLVSTVAVAAFSWQASSSIFVSMFLLVLPLESLFHGLFHELGNSLGGTCVGYALVIPTNFCSSDGQPLLLPPDQVQELNRRSTGMLNHVQRFFAHHLIDSFGCDYSTSGVTLEALQAKLKSFLELRTADGPRHDTYVIYYSGHTHRSGEWALAGGDTLRLDQILEWWREKNGSFCSRLILVLDCDDSLPWVKEVKKVEGVHVAVQGATLARVTDVEQQDPPQLGDFTSQWVEYNCNANSHIQWSERGRAVSASYGISKHWSDYTLHLPTGSDVTNHWSMYFPRMTYPVVQMALWCGGLNLLWLCSACLRCLRRVKLNWFPPAILDTGQGFKLVRS is encoded by the exons ATGTGTCGTTTTCTACGCTACTGCGTCAGCCACTGCCTTCATGCGGCGATGACACGGCTGGAGGAGGTCAACGGGGAGGTGAGCATGTGGTCATCTGTCCGGTGGTTGGGCTACCTGTCCAGTCTAAACCTGTTGGTCGCCCTGTGCCTGGGGCTCTATGCCCGGTGGGAAAGCACCGCGGAGTCCACTCTTCTTATCATTTTGGTTTTGGCTCTATTTGTCCTCGGAATAGCGAGTGTACTGTACTACTTCTTCAGTATGGAGAGGGTCAGCCTCAGCCTCCTGCACCTGTGGTTCGGCTTCCTCCTGGGTCTGCTGTGTTTCCTCAGCAGCCCCGCCTTGGAGAGTGACGTGAAGGAGCAGGCGGCCAACTACCTGCTGCTGGCCAGTGTGGCCTTGAGGACGCTGTGGGCGCTGCTGGAGAGACTGTTGGGATGTACCAGGTACCGCCCGGCCTTCCTCACATCGGCAGAGCGGCTGGAGCTGGCGGGCTTTGCCGCCGCCAGCACGGCGCTGCTCATCCAGAAGTCCCTGAGCGTCATGGTGCTGGTGATGGCGCTGGCCACGGTCATGGTTGCCCTCAGGATGAAGGCTCTCCTGGCGTTACCCAACCTGGTCTGCTTCGCTGTCATCACCGCTGTGCTGTTCTTCAAGACTCTCAACATCACCACCAACCCTTTCGCCCTCGCCTGCTTCTTCAGCCAGCTCATCTGTGACCCTCTGCTGGATGTGTACTTCAGCGGTCTCTCTGTGACCGAGCGCTGGCAGCCTTTCCTGGTGTGGAAGGGTTTGTGGCGTCGgctctccctcttgcctctgcTGGTGGTGGAGGTGATCTTCATCATTCTGGCAGCGCGGAAGCTGACAGACCTGGACCAGTGGTACCTGATGATCCCAGGATTTGCGGTGTGCGCACTCTTCTGGGCCATCTGCCACATGGTGTTTGTCATCACAGTGTGGGGCTTTCACACCAAGCTCAGTGACTGCCAGAGGCTGTGCGTGATccaggggtcaggggtcagcGGGCTGGATAGGGTCATGGCCTCTAAGGGCATGAGACACTTCTGCCTCATCTCTGAACGCCTCGTGCTCTTCACACTGGTGTCaactgttgctgttgctgctttttcttgGCAG GCCTCCAGCAGCATTTTTGTGAGCATGTTTCTGTTGGTGCTGCCTCTGGAGTCTCTGTTCCACGGCCTTTTCCATGAACTCGGAAACAGCCTGGGAGGAACCTGTGTGGGCTACGCGTTGGTCATCCCCACCAACTTCTGCAG TTCTGACGGTCAGCCCCTGCTGCTGCCTCCAGATCAGGTGCAGGAGCTGAACAGGCGCTCTACAGGCATGTTGAACCATGTGCAGCGTTTCTTCGCCCACCACCTGATCGACAGTTTTGGTTGCGATTATTCCACCAGCGGAGTGACCCTGGAGGCTCTGCAGGCCAAGCTCAAATCCTTCTTGGAGCTCCGCACCGCTGACGGGCCTCGCCACGACACCTACGTGATCTACTACAGCGGTCACACCCACCGATCTGGAGAGTGGGCGCTGGCAG GAGGAGACACTCTTCGTCTGGATCAGATCTTGGAGTGGTGGAGAGAGAAGAACGGCAGCTTCTGCTCGCGCCTCATTCTGGTGCTAGACTGCGACGACTCGTTGCCGTGGGTGAAGGAGGTCAAGAAGGTGGAGGGCGTGCACGTGGCGGTGCAGGGTGCAACTCTCGCCCGTGTGACGGACGTCGAGCAGCAGGACCCCCCGCAGCTCGGAGACTTCACCTCTCAGTGGGTGGAGTATAACTGCAACGCCAACAGCCACATCCAGTGGTCGGAGAGGGGCAGGGCGGTCTCTGCCTCCTACGGCATCTCTAAACACTGGAGCGACTACACGCTTCACCTGCCGACAGGAAGTGACGTCACCAACCACTGGAGCATGTACTTCCCTCGGATGACCTACCCGGTGGTGCAGATGGCGTTGTGGTGCGGCGGCCTGAACCTGCTGTGGCTCTGCAGCGCCTGCCTGCGATGTCTCAGGAGAGTCAAACTCAACTGGTTTCCACCAGCGATACTGGACACTGGCCAAGGCTTCAAACTGGTCAGATCTTGA